A region of Rhodothermales bacterium DNA encodes the following proteins:
- a CDS encoding alpha/beta fold hydrolase, translating to MGRLNAGGTQLRIVFHIEEGDDGVLTGTLDSPDQGATGIPLGEISGSGSSITIQLPAVAGTYEGTIETDRSAIEGTWSQGGGTLPLRLEPADDESIRLPDRPQQPRPPYPYIEEEVGFDNTHADIRLAGTLTIPEGDGPFPAAILISGSGPQNRDEALLGHRPFHVLADYMTRKGIAVLRYDDRGIAESTGDFATATSVDFAEDASAAVDFLKGRSEIDSERIGLVGHSEGGLIAPVVAADRDDLGYIVLMAGPGVTGEEILYEQGAVILRAGGADEERIASNRATQEAMFEIAMSDAPLDEVREKLRAFLVQTVEGMDEQERTASGLSEAMIEPQVQQVASPWMRFFLSYDPRPTLEKVTCPTLVINGEKDLQVPPYQNLPEIERALTKGGNTNFRIVEMEGLNHLFQTSETGAPSEYAAIEETFSPKAMQVIADWILNDAS from the coding sequence ATGGGTCGCCTGAACGCGGGTGGCACACAACTGCGCATAGTGTTTCACATCGAGGAGGGTGACGACGGGGTATTGACGGGAACTCTCGACAGCCCGGACCAGGGTGCGACCGGCATTCCCCTCGGCGAAATCTCCGGATCGGGATCGTCGATCACTATCCAGCTCCCTGCCGTCGCCGGCACCTATGAGGGCACGATTGAAACCGACCGATCCGCCATTGAAGGCACCTGGAGCCAGGGCGGGGGCACACTGCCCCTCAGGCTCGAGCCAGCCGACGACGAAAGTATCAGGTTGCCCGATCGGCCGCAGCAGCCGAGACCTCCTTATCCCTATATCGAAGAGGAGGTTGGGTTTGACAATACACATGCAGACATCCGGCTGGCCGGTACCCTGACGATTCCAGAGGGAGACGGACCCTTCCCTGCAGCGATTCTGATCAGCGGATCCGGACCGCAGAATCGAGACGAGGCCCTGCTCGGACATCGACCCTTCCACGTCCTGGCCGACTACATGACCCGCAAGGGCATTGCTGTCTTACGCTACGACGATCGCGGAATAGCTGAATCTACCGGAGACTTTGCGACAGCGACGTCCGTCGATTTCGCGGAGGATGCCTCCGCCGCCGTCGATTTCCTCAAGGGACGGTCGGAAATAGATTCAGAGCGCATCGGGCTTGTCGGTCACAGCGAGGGAGGGCTCATTGCACCTGTCGTCGCCGCTGATCGCGACGATCTTGGATACATCGTGCTGATGGCGGGGCCCGGTGTGACCGGTGAGGAGATTCTGTACGAGCAGGGAGCCGTGATCCTGCGCGCCGGCGGAGCCGACGAAGAGAGAATCGCGAGCAACCGGGCCACTCAAGAAGCCATGTTCGAAATAGCAATGTCTGATGCGCCACTCGATGAGGTTCGGGAAAAGCTCCGCGCATTCCTGGTCCAAACGGTGGAAGGGATGGATGAGCAGGAGCGGACGGCGTCAGGACTTTCCGAAGCGATGATCGAACCGCAGGTACAACAGGTTGCGTCTCCGTGGATGCGCTTCTTCCTGTCCTATGACCCCCGACCGACGCTTGAGAAGGTCACGTGCCCGACGCTTGTGATCAACGGAGAAAAGGACCTTCAGGTGCCGCCGTATCAAAATCTTCCGGAGATAGAACGCGCACTGACGAAAGGCGGCAACACGAACTTTCGCATTGTTGAGATGGAGGGGCTCAACCACCTCTTCCAGACGTCCGAGACCGGTGCGCCGTCCGAGTATGCCGCCATCGAGGAAACCTTTTCACCGAAGGCGATGCAGGTGATCGCCGACTGGATTCTTAACGACGCGTCGTAA